One stretch of Pradoshia sp. D12 DNA includes these proteins:
- a CDS encoding M42 family metallopeptidase yields the protein MKANGQEIFQYIKDLVSIPSPSGYTTEVIDHVAQFLQSQGIPAVKTNKGALLATIKGQDDSKHRFLTAHVDTLGAMVKEIKPSGRLKLSMIGGFRWNSVEGEYCKIHTAEGKTFTGTILLNQTSVHVYQKMGDIKREDATIEVRIDAVTKSKTDTEGLGISVGDFVSFEPRVELTDNGFIKSRHLDDKASVGILMYIIKQLKEEGITLPYTTHFLISNNEEIGYGGNSNIPAETVEYLAVDMGAIGEGQSTDEYSVSICAKDSSGPYHYGLRQHLVELAKQHKIDYRVDIYPFYGSDASAAIRAGYDIIHGLIGPGIDASHAFERTHISSIEHTAQLIWNYLQSELA from the coding sequence ATGAAAGCCAATGGCCAGGAAATTTTCCAGTACATAAAAGACCTTGTATCCATTCCAAGTCCGAGCGGCTATACAACGGAAGTAATTGATCATGTAGCACAGTTTTTACAATCTCAAGGAATACCTGCAGTAAAAACAAATAAAGGTGCCCTATTGGCAACAATCAAGGGACAGGATGATTCAAAGCACCGTTTTCTAACAGCCCATGTAGATACATTAGGTGCTATGGTGAAAGAAATCAAACCAAGCGGGCGTTTAAAATTATCGATGATCGGCGGATTTCGTTGGAATTCTGTTGAAGGCGAATATTGTAAAATCCATACAGCTGAAGGTAAAACGTTTACAGGGACGATTCTTTTAAATCAAACTTCTGTCCATGTTTATCAGAAAATGGGAGATATTAAACGCGAGGATGCAACGATTGAAGTTCGAATTGATGCTGTGACAAAAAGCAAGACGGATACAGAAGGTCTAGGTATTTCTGTAGGTGATTTTGTTTCCTTCGAGCCCCGTGTTGAACTGACAGACAATGGATTTATTAAATCCCGTCATTTAGATGATAAAGCGAGTGTCGGCATACTGATGTATATCATTAAACAGTTAAAAGAAGAAGGCATCACTCTCCCCTATACGACCCACTTCTTAATTTCAAATAATGAAGAAATAGGCTATGGCGGAAACTCCAACATTCCTGCTGAAACTGTTGAATACCTGGCTGTAGATATGGGAGCAATTGGAGAAGGACAATCTACGGATGAATACAGTGTTTCCATTTGTGCAAAAGATTCTAGCGGACCCTATCATTATGGCCTGCGTCAGCATTTAGTCGAATTGGCAAAGCAACACAAGATTGATTACCGTGTAGATATATATCCTTTTTACGGATCTGATGCTTCTGCTGCCATCCGTGCCGGCTATGATATCATACACGGATTAATTGGACCCGGCATTGATGCTTCACATGCTTTTGAAAGAACCCATATCAGCTCTATTGAACATACTGCCCAGTTAATCTGGAATTACTTACAATCAGAATTAGCCTAA
- a CDS encoding patatin family protein, producing the protein MHNTGLVLEGGGMRGLYTAGVLRYLMEQDIYVPYTIGVSAGACNGSSYIARQIDRNYAANIDYVSHPEYLSYKRFLKKRELFGMDFIFDKIPNELVPFDIKAFCEAKEQFVVGVTDCVTGEPVYYRKEHLIKDITTILRASSSIPFFAPEISYDGRMLLDGGVADPIPIQKSQADGNTKNIVVLTGNKGYMKASSLDWLGKRKYKNYQGLLKALRKRHIVYNDTIRYLEEQEEKGLVVIIRPLVKSDVSRVERNPKKLKKLYNQGYAEAKAAYGKIKRLL; encoded by the coding sequence ATGCATAATACAGGCCTGGTTCTAGAGGGTGGCGGAATGAGAGGGCTATATACAGCTGGAGTTCTGAGGTATTTGATGGAACAGGATATATATGTGCCATATACAATTGGTGTTTCAGCTGGTGCATGTAATGGCTCTTCTTATATTGCACGGCAAATAGACCGTAATTATGCGGCGAATATCGATTATGTCTCACACCCGGAATACCTATCCTATAAACGTTTTCTGAAGAAACGTGAATTATTTGGAATGGACTTTATTTTTGATAAAATTCCAAATGAACTGGTCCCATTTGATATAAAGGCTTTTTGTGAAGCAAAGGAACAGTTTGTCGTGGGTGTTACAGATTGCGTAACAGGCGAACCTGTATACTATAGAAAAGAGCACCTAATAAAAGATATTACAACGATTCTGCGCGCATCCAGTTCGATTCCTTTTTTTGCTCCGGAAATCTCTTATGATGGAAGAATGCTGCTGGATGGCGGTGTTGCCGATCCAATACCGATACAAAAATCTCAAGCAGACGGGAATACGAAAAATATCGTTGTGCTTACTGGGAATAAAGGCTATATGAAAGCATCGTCGCTTGATTGGCTTGGAAAAAGAAAATATAAGAACTATCAAGGGCTGCTAAAGGCTCTTCGCAAACGGCATATCGTTTACAATGACACGATCCGCTATTTGGAGGAACAAGAAGAAAAGGGACTTGTCGTCATTATTCGTCCATTAGTGAAATCAGATGTCAGCCGTGTTGAGCGTAACCCTAAAAAGCTGAAAAAGCTGTACAATCAAGGATATGCTGAAGCCAAGGCTGCTTATGGAAAAATCAAACGGTTATTATAA
- a CDS encoding GntR family transcriptional regulator: MNIIFNNRDPVYLQVVRYFKEQIATGRLASGEEIPSRRELANLLKINPNTAQKAYKEMEEQGLIHTERNFPSRVTTDKVILSSVRQELIVEAVDTFVQAIKPIQLPVDELLSIVKEKYNAEQE, encoded by the coding sequence ATGAACATCATCTTTAATAACCGGGATCCTGTATATTTACAAGTTGTCCGTTACTTCAAAGAACAAATAGCGACCGGTCGGCTTGCAAGCGGAGAGGAGATTCCTTCTCGACGTGAGCTTGCCAATCTTCTAAAAATAAACCCCAATACTGCTCAAAAAGCGTATAAGGAAATGGAGGAACAGGGATTGATTCACACAGAAAGAAATTTCCCAAGCCGGGTCACAACCGACAAGGTCATATTGTCAAGCGTTCGTCAGGAACTCATTGTTGAAGCCGTTGATACCTTTGTTCAGGCAATTAAACCGATTCAATTACCAGTAGATGAACTGTTGAGTATTGTCAAAGAAAAATATAATGCGGAACAAGAGTAA
- a CDS encoding ABC transporter ATP-binding protein, with product MLEVKNVTKKFGRKNVLDDVSFTANKGEITCLIGINGVGKTTIMKSIMGLTPIDGGEILINGTKRTKDTYEKITFIPDTFTMLSNFTIMQAMDFMNDFYESWNQDRADELLSFFKLDENIRISTLSKGNTAKVNLLLGLALDVDYVLMDEPFSGIDIFSREQIADVFTSHLIEDRGVIITTHEINDIEHLIDKVVLLNDGVVYKEFNAEEVRNNEGKSVVDVMREVYRG from the coding sequence ATGTTAGAAGTAAAAAATGTAACGAAAAAATTTGGAAGAAAAAACGTATTGGATGATGTATCATTCACAGCCAACAAAGGGGAAATCACGTGTTTAATCGGTATAAACGGTGTAGGTAAAACAACGATTATGAAATCCATCATGGGCCTTACTCCTATTGATGGTGGAGAAATTCTTATAAACGGAACTAAAAGAACGAAGGATACGTATGAGAAAATCACATTTATTCCAGATACGTTCACGATGCTTTCGAACTTCACCATTATGCAGGCAATGGATTTTATGAATGATTTTTATGAGAGTTGGAACCAAGATCGCGCCGATGAATTATTGAGCTTTTTCAAATTGGATGAAAACATACGGATTTCAACATTATCTAAAGGAAATACCGCGAAAGTGAATTTGTTATTGGGATTGGCTCTGGATGTTGATTATGTTCTTATGGATGAACCATTCTCCGGTATCGATATTTTCAGCCGTGAACAAATAGCAGATGTCTTTACAAGCCACCTGATTGAAGACCGCGGTGTTATCATCACAACCCATGAAATCAACGATATTGAGCACCTCATTGATAAAGTTGTTTTGTTAAATGACGGAGTCGTTTATAAAGAATTTAATGCAGAAGAAGTTCGAAATAACGAAGGTAAGTCTGTCGTAGATGTAATGAGAGAGGTGTATAGAGGATGA